In Jejubacter calystegiae, the following are encoded in one genomic region:
- the mqo gene encoding malate dehydrogenase (quinone): MPAIKKSVLSLTALAMFVSSTTYADTDVPQKTDFLLIGGGIMSASLGTWLQELQPGWRQMMVEKLDGVALESSNGWNNAGTGHSANMELNYTPQRADGSIDISKALNINEQFMISRQFWSAQVKRGNLKDPHAFINSTPHMSFVWGDTNVDYLKKRYDALQKSTLFQGMKYSTSHSQIKQWAPLIMEGRDPNQKVAATWTPVGTDVNYGEITRQLIGSLKKSDRFTLQTSSEVTGFTRNADNSWHVTIKNVKSGQEHAVDAKYVFIGAGGGALKLLQKTGIPEADNYGGFPVGGSFLMTENPAVAERHLEKVYGQASVGAPPMSVPHLDSRYIDGKRVVLFGPFATFSTKFLKNGSLFDLLSTTTTSNVMPMTHVGLDNFDLVKYLVSQVMLSDDDRFAALKEYYPNARKEDWKLIQAGQRVQIIKKDADKGGVLKLGTEVVVDQQKTISALLGASPGASTAAPIALNVIKQMFPQQFESPQWQNRIRAIVPSFGEKLNGNAALTQKVWDDTAATLQLTKPPVIQMPGQAGMDSPEPEQGEESPRHDMAL; this comes from the coding sequence ATGCCTGCAATAAAAAAGAGTGTTCTTTCGCTAACGGCGCTGGCAATGTTTGTCAGTTCAACGACTTACGCTGATACCGATGTACCGCAAAAAACGGATTTTCTGTTAATTGGCGGCGGTATTATGAGTGCCTCTCTGGGCACCTGGCTCCAGGAGCTGCAGCCAGGATGGCGCCAGATGATGGTGGAAAAACTGGACGGTGTGGCGCTGGAATCCTCTAACGGCTGGAATAACGCCGGTACTGGCCATTCCGCTAATATGGAACTGAATTACACCCCTCAGCGTGCGGATGGTTCCATCGATATTAGTAAGGCGCTGAATATCAACGAACAGTTTATGATTTCCCGCCAGTTCTGGTCGGCCCAGGTGAAACGTGGAAATTTAAAGGACCCCCATGCCTTTATTAATTCCACACCGCATATGAGCTTTGTCTGGGGCGATACCAACGTTGATTACCTGAAGAAACGTTATGATGCGCTGCAAAAGTCTACTCTGTTCCAGGGAATGAAATATTCAACCTCGCACAGCCAGATTAAACAGTGGGCGCCGCTGATTATGGAAGGCCGCGATCCGAATCAGAAAGTGGCGGCGACCTGGACGCCGGTAGGCACCGACGTTAACTATGGCGAAATTACCCGCCAGCTGATTGGTAGCCTGAAGAAGAGCGATCGCTTTACACTCCAGACCTCGTCTGAAGTGACCGGATTTACGCGTAATGCGGATAACTCCTGGCATGTCACCATCAAAAACGTGAAAAGCGGGCAGGAGCATGCGGTCGATGCTAAGTATGTGTTTATCGGTGCCGGCGGTGGTGCGTTGAAGCTGCTGCAGAAGACCGGCATTCCGGAAGCCGATAACTATGGCGGTTTCCCGGTTGGCGGCTCTTTCCTGATGACGGAAAACCCGGCCGTGGCCGAACGCCATCTTGAGAAAGTCTACGGTCAGGCTTCGGTTGGTGCGCCGCCCATGTCGGTACCGCACCTGGACTCCCGCTACATTGACGGCAAACGCGTAGTGCTGTTTGGGCCATTCGCGACTTTCTCGACCAAATTCCTGAAAAACGGCTCGCTCTTCGATCTGCTCAGTACCACCACCACCAGCAACGTGATGCCGATGACTCACGTCGGACTGGATAACTTCGACCTGGTGAAGTATCTGGTGAGTCAGGTGATGCTGAGCGACGATGACCGTTTCGCGGCGCTGAAGGAATACTACCCGAACGCGCGAAAAGAGGACTGGAAGCTGATCCAGGCTGGTCAGCGCGTGCAGATCATCAAGAAAGATGCGGATAAAGGCGGCGTACTGAAGCTGGGCACGGAAGTGGTGGTAGACCAGCAGAAGACTATCTCCGCGCTACTGGGGGCTTCGCCAGGAGCATCCACTGCGGCGCCTATCGCGCTGAATGTGATTAAGCAGATGTTCCCGCAGCAGTTCGAATCACCGCAGTGGCAGAACCGCATTCGCGCTATTGTACCGAGCTTCGGCGAGAAGCTTAACGGTAATGCGGCGCTGACCCAGAAGGTCTGGGATGATACCGCCGCCACGTTGCAGTTGACCAAACCGCCGGTGATCCAGATGCCGGGCCAGGCTGGGATGGATTCGCCAGAGCCGGAACAGGGTGAAGAATCTCCCCGGCATGATATGGCGCTCTAA
- the mgtE gene encoding magnesium transporter, whose protein sequence is MTATVKYSIQERAADRARIRYLLSEGEEVTEAILGKPGPVDEHDAQRLHDDIDEVTQLARRLPEPDLADTLEALPSEERHALWRLVGEEKRGKVLHEVSEHVWEDLIDEMSDRDLLRVLSTLDIDEQIYLAQRLPRDLTGRLLATLSPEERARVGQVLRYEKGSVGAIMEFEVITVRAEITLATVQRYLRRLGKMPENTDKLFVTTRDMTLLGELELTTILLHRPQTRVEEVMEKNPVTFIPTDPDEEAARTFERDNLVSAAVVDHQGKLMGRLTVDEIVDVVIEETDSGLRRMGGISAEEDVFAPVGKAVKSRWAWLAINLCTAFIASRVIDGFEHTISQLVALASLMPIVAGIGGNTGNQTITMIVRSLALQHIQPGNFGFLLGREMGVALINGLVWGGIMGIVTWLLYDDMALGAVMTLAMVLNLLVAAVMGVIVPMVMVRLGRDPAVGSSVMITAITDTGGFFIFLGLATLFLM, encoded by the coding sequence ATGACCGCGACTGTTAAATACAGTATTCAAGAGCGTGCCGCAGACCGGGCGCGCATTCGCTATCTGCTCTCCGAAGGGGAAGAGGTCACCGAAGCGATACTGGGTAAACCCGGTCCCGTGGATGAGCATGACGCACAGCGGTTACATGACGATATTGATGAAGTCACCCAGTTGGCCCGCCGTCTTCCCGAGCCCGACCTGGCCGATACCCTTGAAGCGCTGCCTTCTGAAGAGCGTCACGCCCTGTGGCGCCTGGTGGGGGAAGAGAAACGCGGTAAGGTGCTGCACGAGGTTTCTGAGCACGTCTGGGAAGATCTGATCGATGAGATGAGCGACCGCGACCTGCTACGGGTGCTCAGTACCCTGGATATCGACGAACAGATTTACCTGGCCCAGCGCCTGCCCCGCGACCTGACAGGCCGCCTGCTGGCAACCCTGTCACCGGAAGAGCGGGCCCGAGTGGGGCAGGTGCTGCGCTATGAAAAAGGCAGCGTCGGCGCCATCATGGAGTTCGAGGTCATCACGGTCCGCGCTGAGATCACCCTGGCCACGGTACAGCGCTACCTGCGGCGTTTGGGCAAAATGCCGGAAAACACCGACAAACTCTTTGTCACCACCCGGGATATGACGCTGCTGGGTGAGCTGGAGTTGACCACTATTCTGCTGCACCGCCCCCAGACCCGGGTGGAAGAGGTGATGGAGAAAAACCCCGTCACCTTTATTCCGACCGACCCGGATGAAGAAGCGGCGCGCACCTTTGAACGAGACAACCTGGTCAGTGCCGCGGTGGTCGATCACCAGGGTAAGCTGATGGGGCGTCTGACGGTTGATGAAATAGTCGATGTGGTTATCGAAGAGACCGACAGCGGCCTGCGCCGGATGGGGGGGATCAGCGCGGAAGAGGATGTCTTCGCACCGGTAGGCAAGGCGGTAAAATCCCGCTGGGCCTGGCTTGCCATTAACCTCTGCACCGCGTTTATCGCTTCAAGGGTAATCGATGGTTTTGAACATACCATCTCCCAACTGGTGGCGCTGGCCTCGCTGATGCCCATCGTGGCCGGTATTGGCGGCAACACCGGTAATCAGACCATCACCATGATTGTACGCTCCCTGGCGCTTCAGCACATTCAGCCTGGCAACTTCGGTTTTCTGCTGGGGCGTGAAATGGGCGTGGCGTTAATCAATGGCCTGGTGTGGGGCGGCATTATGGGCATCGTAACCTGGCTGCTGTACGACGATATGGCGCTGGGAGCGGTAATGACGCTGGCGATGGTGCTGAATCTGCTGGTTGCGGCGGTGATGGGCGTTATTGTGCCGATGGTGATGGTGCGACTCGGGCGCGATCCTGCCGTGGGTTCCAGCGTGATGATTACCGCGATTACCGATACCGGCGGTTTCTTTATTTTCCTGGGGCTGGCGACGCTGTTCCTGATGTAA
- the alkB gene encoding DNA oxidative demethylase AlkB, with translation MLSLFDGEAPWQEPLGPGAMILRRFASAQAQSLLQAIEQVATDSPFRQMVTPGGYRMSVAMTSCGPLGWVSSPQGYRYAECDPLNHRPWPAMPEALRRLAETAAFDAGYPEFRPDACLINRYAPGAKLSLHQDKDERDLSAPIVSVSLGLPAIFQFGGAKRHDPLRRFLLEHGDVVVWGGPSRLWYHGIQPLKPGHHPATGECRYNLTFRRVAQSE, from the coding sequence ATGCTCAGTCTTTTTGACGGTGAAGCTCCCTGGCAGGAGCCGCTGGGGCCGGGGGCGATGATTCTGCGCCGTTTTGCCAGCGCGCAGGCGCAGTCATTGCTGCAGGCGATTGAACAGGTGGCGACAGACTCTCCTTTCCGCCAGATGGTGACGCCGGGGGGATACCGCATGTCGGTGGCGATGACCAGCTGCGGCCCGCTGGGCTGGGTGAGCAGTCCTCAGGGCTATCGCTATGCCGAATGCGATCCCTTAAATCATCGTCCCTGGCCTGCCATGCCCGAAGCCCTGCGGCGGCTGGCTGAAACCGCAGCCTTCGACGCGGGTTACCCGGAGTTCCGCCCGGATGCCTGTCTGATCAACCGCTATGCTCCCGGGGCGAAGCTGTCGCTGCATCAGGATAAAGATGAACGCGATCTTAGCGCCCCTATTGTTTCGGTGTCGCTGGGGTTGCCGGCCATTTTCCAGTTTGGCGGCGCTAAGCGTCACGATCCGCTGCGCCGCTTTTTACTGGAACATGGCGATGTGGTGGTGTGGGGAGGTCCGTCGCGCCTGTGGTATCACGGTATTCAGCCCTTAAAACCGGGCCATCATCCTGCTACGGGGGAATGCCGCTATAATCTGACCTTTCGTCGGGTCGCGCAAAGCGAGTAA
- a CDS encoding HlyD family secretion protein — MNGRRLFRQEALENKKAKWAGKALLTSGYPAWLVSSCCAIFFLTLIFTVIFGSYTRRINVNGEVITQPRAINIYSPAQGIVSAVLANTGETLKKGTPLFQLDISREGRSGNLATNTTQAIDKQILEIKDILKRVEKNKAISLQALKEQLMQSEAANQQSKALLASSGRGMADMRNSMQSYEEYQRKGLITKDQYNNQRYLFYQQQNSWLSLNNQIIQEEISASRLRSELQTNAADFDNQISQYLYQLSELNRQRMEADAGGMLIVNASSNGRLESLGVTEGQMVSPGDSLAQLTPTDINAYRLVLWVPNSSLPYIKPGDTLNIRYEAFPFQKFGQFSGTIMSISSVPASPKELATYSSAPMNPNGSLAGSFYKVVVKLKQQQIIQDNQKMMLSSGLKAQVTLFLEKRPLWKWMLSPFYDMKKSIMGAVNG; from the coding sequence ATGAATGGACGACGTTTGTTCCGCCAGGAGGCTCTGGAGAATAAAAAGGCGAAGTGGGCGGGAAAGGCCCTGTTAACATCAGGTTATCCGGCATGGCTGGTAAGTAGCTGCTGTGCTATTTTCTTCCTCACACTCATTTTCACGGTTATTTTCGGTAGTTATACCCGGCGTATTAACGTCAACGGCGAAGTCATTACTCAGCCCCGGGCGATTAATATTTATTCACCTGCTCAGGGCATCGTATCAGCCGTACTGGCCAATACCGGTGAGACGCTAAAAAAAGGCACTCCTCTTTTTCAACTTGATATCAGCCGCGAAGGACGCTCCGGCAACCTCGCCACGAACACCACTCAGGCGATTGACAAGCAAATCCTCGAAATAAAAGACATTCTGAAACGGGTTGAAAAAAATAAAGCCATCTCATTGCAGGCGTTAAAAGAACAGCTGATGCAATCGGAAGCCGCTAATCAGCAGTCAAAGGCACTACTTGCCAGCTCAGGTCGCGGTATGGCGGATATGCGTAATAGCATGCAGAGCTATGAAGAGTATCAACGCAAAGGATTAATCACTAAAGATCAGTATAACAATCAACGCTATCTGTTTTACCAACAGCAAAACTCCTGGCTGAGCCTTAATAATCAGATAATTCAGGAGGAGATCAGCGCCAGTCGTCTGCGCAGCGAGCTACAAACGAATGCGGCGGATTTTGATAACCAGATATCCCAGTATCTTTACCAGCTTAGTGAACTTAATCGCCAAAGAATGGAGGCCGATGCTGGCGGAATGCTGATTGTTAACGCCTCCAGCAATGGACGGCTCGAATCACTGGGGGTAACAGAGGGGCAAATGGTTTCGCCTGGCGACAGCCTGGCCCAGCTCACGCCTACGGATATCAACGCTTACCGGTTGGTGTTATGGGTCCCCAATAGTAGCCTGCCTTATATTAAACCAGGTGACACACTTAATATTCGCTACGAAGCCTTTCCATTTCAGAAATTCGGCCAGTTTTCAGGGACGATTATGTCGATCTCCTCAGTGCCGGCTTCCCCCAAAGAGCTGGCAACCTACAGTAGCGCCCCCATGAATCCAAATGGCTCCCTGGCAGGCTCTTTTTATAAGGTCGTCGTAAAGCTAAAACAGCAGCAGATTATTCAGGATAATCAAAAAATGATGCTCAGTAGCGGCCTTAAGGCTCAGGTCACTCTTTTTCTTGAAAAACGCCCGCTCTGGAAATGGATGCTTTCGCCCTTTTACGATATGAAAAAGAGTATTATGGGGGCCGTGAATGGATAA
- a CDS encoding multidrug ABC transporter permease/ATP-binding protein, producing the protein MKLLFVVWRQYRWPFLMVMALSLASAALGIGLIAFINLRLIETVDRSLSILPEFLGLLLLLIVVTLGSQLALTTLGHHFVYRLRSEFIKRILDTHVERLEQLGSASLLAGLTSDVRAITIAFVRLPELVQGIILTVGCAAYLAWLSPTMLFATAAWVVVTIIGGWLLVSRVYRHMAILRETEDKLYNDYQTVLEGCKELTLNRERAADIYQNTYIPDAKEYRHHIIRADTFHLSALNWSNIMMLGAIGLVFWMANSLGWADTNVAATYSLTLLFLRTPMLSAVGALPTLLAAEVAFNKLNRFELEAYRESFQHPRAPEAWQTLELRDVVFTYGEGGFTVGPLNLTIQRGELLFLIGGNGSGKSTLAMLLTGLYRPVSGSLCLDGRPLAAEDMEAWRSLFSAVFTDVSLFERLLGPEGQSADPALVEQWLARLQMENKLRLDDGRILNLKLSKGQKKRVALLLAIVEQRDVILLDEWAADQDPHFRREFYQVLLPLMQQMGKTVFAISHDDHYFVHADRLLEMRQGQLSELVGEDREHASRDAVARTGS; encoded by the coding sequence ATGAAACTTCTCTTTGTCGTCTGGCGCCAGTATCGCTGGCCCTTTCTGATGGTGATGGCGTTAAGCCTCGCCAGCGCCGCATTAGGCATTGGACTTATTGCTTTTATCAATCTGCGCCTCATCGAAACGGTGGATCGCTCGCTGTCGATACTGCCGGAATTTCTTGGGCTGTTGCTGCTGCTGATTGTTGTCACTCTGGGCTCCCAGTTAGCGCTTACTACCCTGGGGCACCACTTTGTTTACCGGCTACGTAGCGAATTTATTAAACGGATTCTGGATACTCACGTCGAGCGCCTGGAGCAGTTAGGCAGTGCTTCGCTACTGGCGGGGCTGACCAGCGACGTGCGGGCCATTACCATCGCCTTTGTGCGCCTGCCGGAGCTGGTGCAGGGAATTATTCTGACGGTGGGCTGTGCGGCTTATCTGGCCTGGCTATCGCCCACCATGCTGTTTGCCACCGCCGCCTGGGTGGTGGTGACCATTATCGGCGGCTGGCTGCTGGTCTCCCGGGTTTATCGCCATATGGCGATTCTGCGTGAAACCGAAGACAAGCTCTACAACGACTACCAGACGGTGCTGGAGGGATGCAAGGAGCTGACCCTGAATCGCGAACGCGCCGCGGATATCTACCAGAATACCTATATTCCCGATGCCAAAGAGTACCGGCACCATATTATCCGGGCCGATACCTTCCATCTTAGCGCTCTTAACTGGTCCAACATTATGATGCTGGGGGCTATCGGCCTGGTCTTCTGGATGGCCAACAGTCTGGGCTGGGCCGACACCAATGTGGCTGCGACTTACTCCCTGACGCTGCTGTTCCTGCGCACCCCGATGCTTTCTGCCGTAGGGGCGCTTCCGACGCTACTTGCCGCCGAGGTGGCCTTTAATAAATTGAACCGCTTTGAGCTGGAGGCGTATCGTGAAAGCTTCCAGCATCCCCGGGCGCCTGAAGCATGGCAGACTCTGGAGCTGCGCGATGTGGTCTTTACCTATGGGGAAGGGGGCTTCACCGTCGGGCCGCTTAACCTGACCATTCAACGCGGCGAGCTGCTGTTCCTGATTGGCGGCAACGGCAGCGGCAAGTCGACCCTGGCGATGCTGTTAACCGGGCTGTACCGGCCGGTTTCCGGTTCGCTGTGTCTGGATGGCAGGCCGCTTGCCGCAGAGGATATGGAGGCCTGGCGTAGCCTGTTCTCGGCGGTCTTTACCGATGTCAGTCTGTTCGAGAGGCTGCTGGGGCCGGAAGGTCAGAGCGCGGATCCGGCGCTGGTGGAGCAGTGGCTGGCGCGTCTGCAGATGGAAAATAAGCTAAGGCTGGACGACGGACGCATCCTGAACCTGAAGCTTTCCAAAGGGCAGAAGAAGCGGGTGGCGCTGTTGCTGGCTATTGTGGAACAGCGCGATGTTATTCTGCTGGATGAATGGGCCGCGGATCAGGATCCTCACTTTCGCCGTGAGTTTTACCAGGTGCTGCTGCCGCTGATGCAGCAGATGGGGAAAACCGTGTTCGCCATCAGTCACGACGATCACTACTTTGTGCATGCCGATCGCCTGCTGGAGATGCGTCAGGGGCAACTGAGCGAGCTGGTGGGCGAAGATCGCGAACACGCCAGCCGTGATGCGGTGGCCCGTACCGGCAGTTAA
- a CDS encoding SulP family inorganic anion transporter — protein MSEVTHQPAVEQNPTVRQVLVSPRLLTRECLAGIITALALIPEVISFSVIAGVDPKISLIASVVLCLSLSLLGGRPAMVTAAAGSVALVIGPMVHAHGVGYILPAVVLAGLFQILFGLLGLARMMRYIPRSVMTGFVNALGILIFCAQVPHVWGQNMTVWQLFALTLVIVLLLPRLLKSVPSPLVAIVAVTALALGFGLQTPTVGDEGPMQPGLPGLTELMVPLNLETLQIVWPCALSVALVGLMESLLTAKLVDDLTDTPSSKRRESWGLGVGNILAGFYGGIAGCAMIGQTMVNVELGKGRTRISTIAAALFLLLLVTGLSALMARIPMVVLAGIMMVVALKTLDWHSLAPSTLKRLPLSETLLMVVTVAATVWTGNLAIGVVGGVVFAIILFARRVAHVIHADRELAPDSQSVRYTVRGPLFFASSNDLFEHFNYAGDPKKVIIDLTWAQIWDASSVAALDAIENRYRRHQCEVEIVGLDMRSRSFHQKLSGLL, from the coding sequence ATGTCTGAAGTAACACATCAGCCTGCCGTTGAGCAGAATCCAACTGTGCGTCAGGTGCTGGTTTCGCCGCGCCTGCTAACCCGGGAATGCCTGGCGGGTATCATCACTGCTCTGGCGCTCATTCCTGAAGTTATCTCCTTTTCCGTTATCGCCGGTGTCGATCCTAAGATAAGCCTGATCGCCTCCGTCGTGCTCTGTCTGAGCCTGTCTCTACTAGGTGGCCGCCCGGCGATGGTAACCGCAGCCGCGGGCTCAGTCGCGCTGGTAATAGGCCCCATGGTTCATGCCCACGGCGTGGGTTATATCCTGCCCGCGGTCGTGTTAGCCGGTCTGTTCCAGATTCTGTTCGGCCTGCTGGGACTGGCGCGTATGATGCGCTACATTCCCCGCTCGGTGATGACTGGCTTCGTTAACGCACTCGGGATCCTTATCTTCTGCGCCCAGGTTCCCCACGTCTGGGGGCAGAACATGACGGTCTGGCAACTGTTTGCCCTGACGCTGGTTATCGTACTGCTGCTTCCCCGACTACTGAAAAGCGTGCCTTCACCGCTGGTGGCAATTGTGGCGGTGACCGCCCTCGCCCTGGGCTTTGGTTTACAGACGCCGACCGTGGGCGACGAAGGCCCCATGCAGCCGGGGCTGCCCGGCCTGACGGAACTGATGGTGCCGCTGAATCTGGAAACGCTGCAGATCGTCTGGCCCTGCGCCCTGAGCGTGGCGCTGGTGGGGTTGATGGAGTCGCTGCTGACCGCCAAGCTGGTGGATGATTTAACAGATACGCCTTCCAGCAAGCGCCGTGAAAGCTGGGGACTGGGCGTAGGCAATATTCTGGCGGGTTTCTACGGCGGTATTGCCGGTTGCGCCATGATCGGTCAGACCATGGTTAACGTAGAGCTGGGTAAGGGGCGCACCCGTATCTCTACTATCGCTGCCGCGCTGTTCCTTCTGCTACTGGTTACCGGTCTGAGCGCTCTGATGGCGCGCATTCCCATGGTGGTGCTGGCGGGAATTATGATGGTCGTCGCCCTGAAAACCCTGGACTGGCACAGCCTGGCACCCTCAACGTTGAAGCGTCTACCGCTGTCTGAAACCCTGCTGATGGTGGTGACCGTTGCCGCCACGGTCTGGACCGGCAACCTGGCGATTGGCGTAGTCGGCGGCGTGGTATTCGCCATTATCCTGTTTGCCCGCCGCGTGGCCCACGTGATCCACGCCGACCGCGAACTGGCGCCGGACAGCCAGTCGGTGCGCTATACGGTGCGTGGACCGCTGTTCTTCGCCAGCAGCAACGATCTGTTCGAGCACTTTAATTATGCCGGGGACCCTAAGAAGGTCATTATCGACCTCACCTGGGCACAAATCTGGGATGCTTCAAGCGTGGCGGCGCTGGATGCCATTGAAAATCGCTACCGACGCCATCAGTGCGAAGTGGAGATTGTCGGGCTTGATATGCGCAGCCGCAGCTTCCATCAGAAGCTGAGCGGCCTGCTGTAA
- a CDS encoding peptidase domain-containing ABC transporter: MDNATFKHILTSLQFSLRKKVPQLLQSEASECGLACMTMIARYHGMNVDLFSLRSRFGISSHGATLKDLINTAGAIQLQTRALTLDLDELRQLKTPCILHWDLNHFVVLVSVRGNKCILHDPAFGRRVVGEKEMSAHFTGVALELWPGSEFSPVTQRTRISLVQMLKNIGGLGPFLVKIFSLSVVIEAINLLMPVGTQLVMDHVIMAQDHDLLTIICFSLLCFILFRILVGMLRSWSSLVMSSFIDVQWKTGLFEHLMRLPLAYFEKRKLGDIQSRFTSLDVIRNTLTTNLVNSVIDSIMVIGLFVMMILYGGQLVWIVAGFTFIYALIRFMTWQPWRQASEEKIIKSARAGSHFMESLYGINTMKALNLSPVRAQQWINLNIDTTNSTIRLSRLELLFGGINTLLSMIEHVIILWLGASMVIENTITLGMFVAFTAYRAQFSDRAAALINAVLSMRMLTLHSDRLTDIVMTEPEHVAQDSVILPIDEAPEFQLRNLTFRYDNLSVPIFANLNIKIASGENVALTGPSGMGKTTLMKVMAGLLEPTQGEVLVNGLDVSKVGINNYRKYIACVLQDDKLFAGSIADNIASFDTEKDNDWLVECARRCNIHGEIMHMPMGYETLISELGGSLSGGQKQRLLIARALYRRPSLLFLDEATSHLDEANEAHINASIAAMKITRIFIAHRQSTIDTADRIIDLQKAIAQAASSQE; the protein is encoded by the coding sequence ATGGATAACGCGACCTTCAAACACATACTAACCAGTTTACAGTTTAGCTTGCGTAAAAAAGTCCCCCAGTTGCTGCAATCCGAAGCGTCAGAATGTGGGTTAGCATGCATGACAATGATCGCTCGCTATCACGGTATGAACGTCGATCTATTCAGCCTGCGCTCTCGCTTTGGTATTTCATCCCACGGCGCGACGCTAAAAGATCTGATAAATACCGCCGGAGCCATTCAGCTACAGACCCGGGCCCTGACTCTGGATCTGGACGAGCTTCGCCAGCTCAAAACGCCTTGCATACTGCACTGGGATCTCAACCATTTTGTCGTTCTGGTCTCAGTACGCGGTAATAAGTGCATCCTGCACGATCCCGCTTTCGGCCGCCGGGTGGTGGGAGAAAAGGAGATGTCAGCCCACTTCACAGGCGTTGCGCTGGAACTGTGGCCCGGAAGCGAATTTTCACCAGTCACCCAGCGCACCCGCATCAGCCTGGTGCAAATGCTGAAGAACATCGGCGGGCTAGGCCCGTTTCTGGTGAAAATTTTCTCGCTGTCTGTCGTAATCGAAGCTATCAACCTGCTCATGCCGGTCGGCACCCAATTGGTGATGGACCATGTTATCATGGCGCAGGATCACGATCTTCTCACGATAATCTGCTTTAGCCTGCTATGTTTCATTCTTTTCCGCATCCTGGTCGGCATGCTGCGGTCATGGTCCAGCCTGGTCATGTCCTCATTTATCGATGTGCAATGGAAAACCGGCCTGTTTGAACATCTCATGCGCCTGCCGTTGGCTTATTTTGAAAAACGTAAGCTGGGAGATATCCAGTCGCGCTTCACTTCGCTTGACGTTATCCGCAATACCTTAACAACCAACCTGGTCAACAGCGTTATCGACAGCATTATGGTTATCGGGCTGTTTGTGATGATGATTCTATACGGAGGCCAGCTGGTCTGGATCGTGGCGGGCTTTACCTTCATCTACGCGCTCATCCGCTTCATGACCTGGCAGCCCTGGCGCCAGGCTTCTGAAGAAAAAATCATCAAGTCTGCAAGAGCGGGTTCCCACTTCATGGAGTCGCTGTACGGCATTAATACCATGAAGGCGCTTAATCTTTCGCCGGTGCGCGCCCAGCAGTGGATTAACCTAAACATTGACACCACAAACTCCACCATCCGGCTTTCGCGCCTTGAGCTACTCTTCGGCGGGATAAACACCCTGTTAAGCATGATCGAACACGTCATCATTCTGTGGTTAGGGGCTTCGATGGTGATCGAAAATACCATAACGCTTGGTATGTTTGTGGCGTTTACCGCCTACCGCGCTCAGTTTTCTGACCGTGCCGCCGCCCTGATCAACGCGGTGTTAAGCATGCGGATGCTGACGCTACACAGCGATCGCCTGACCGATATCGTGATGACGGAGCCGGAGCATGTCGCACAGGACAGTGTCATACTGCCTATTGACGAAGCGCCGGAATTCCAGTTGCGCAACCTCACCTTCCGCTACGATAATCTGTCGGTGCCTATCTTTGCCAACCTCAATATCAAAATCGCCTCCGGTGAAAACGTCGCGCTCACGGGGCCGTCCGGAATGGGGAAAACCACCCTCATGAAGGTCATGGCGGGCCTACTGGAACCAACCCAGGGAGAGGTGCTGGTCAACGGTCTCGACGTAAGCAAAGTCGGCATCAATAACTATCGTAAATACATCGCCTGCGTACTTCAGGATGACAAACTGTTTGCAGGATCGATTGCCGATAATATCGCCAGCTTCGACACAGAGAAAGATAATGACTGGCTGGTTGAATGCGCCAGGCGTTGCAATATCCATGGTGAAATCATGCATATGCCCATGGGCTATGAGACATTGATTAGCGAACTGGGTGGCAGCCTTTCCGGGGGACAAAAGCAGCGCCTGCTGATTGCCCGCGCGCTGTATCGCCGCCCCAGCCTGCTATTTCTTGATGAGGCGACCAGCCATCTGGACGAGGCGAATGAAGCCCATATTAACGCCTCTATCGCCGCGATGAAGATCACCCGAATATTTATCGCGCACCGCCAGTCCACCATCGATACAGCGGATCGTATTATCGACTTACAGAAGGCGATCGCTCAAGCAGCATCGTCACAGGAGTAA